Within the Aquabacterium sp. A3 genome, the region AGCGGAGGGGGTGCAAATCTACATCGGCGGAGAAAGCCAGGTCGTCCCCTTTGAAGAGCTCTCAGTCGTGTCCGCGCCCTACCAGGTCAATGGCCAGATCGTCGGCACGCTCGGCGTCATCGGCCCCACCCGCATGGCTTACGACCGCATGATCGAGATCGTCGACATCACGTCTCGTCTTGTCTCCAACGCCTTGAGCCAGAACTGATCGCGCATTCAGCGCCCAGGCGCGAGAAGGTGCAACACACATCAAGCGATCTGTTTTTCAGATCCGTAATGGCCAATTAATCTGTTTGCCAAATTCATCCGGCGCCGCTAGCCTTGGGGGTGTCGGTGCCTGGTGCACCTTGGTTGTCCGATCTCATCCGCTTGCCATGAGTTCTTCCTCCACGTTCCAGCGCACCTCGTTCGTCCGTCGCGCGCTGCTCTCTATGCTTGGCCTGTTGGCGCTCACCGTGCTGGTCATGACCGCGCTGGTCATTCGACATGACCATCCGCTGGACATCCCGTCCGATCAATCCCGGTGGGATGCCTTGGCGCTGCCTGACGCCCAACCGCCCGCCGGACTCTCATTCACCACCTTCCTGACGGCTCAATCCGCGGGTGCGCCTGAGGGCCTCATCGTTGCCGGCGGCTCCTGGTTCACGCCCCGGCGCCCGGTTCAGTTCGCGGTGCTCATTCGCCACCCCAAAGGCAATCTGTTGTTCGACACGGGCCTTGGGCTCCGCCATGCGGAGCACTTTGCCGAAAACACATGGTGGCACCAGCAACTGTTCGCCTACACCATGTACACACCGGTCAAAACGCAGTTGACCCAACAGGGCATGGCCGACCTTCCGCTGCGGTGGATCGTGCCCTCCCACATGCATTGGGATCACATCGGCGGCCTCCAGGACTTCCCGGCCACACCCGTCTGGACCCCGCTGCGCGAGCGACAAACAGCAGCCCAGGGGCGGCCGCCGGCGTTCCTGGCAACCCAGTTCCAGGGCGTTCAGCACTGGCTGAACCTTGAGTTCACTCATCCGCCGGTGTTGGGCTTTGATCAGAGTCACGACGTCTATGGCGACGGCAGCGTGACCCTTCTGCCCCTGCCAGGGCACACTGCAGGACAGGTGGGCATGTTGTTGACCCTGCCATCTGGCCAGCGCTACCTGTTCACGGCCGACACCACCTGGACACTGGAAGGCATCCAGCGCCCAGCCGACCGCTCCTGGTTGTTGCGACAA harbors:
- a CDS encoding MBL fold metallo-hydrolase codes for the protein MSSSSTFQRTSFVRRALLSMLGLLALTVLVMTALVIRHDHPLDIPSDQSRWDALALPDAQPPAGLSFTTFLTAQSAGAPEGLIVAGGSWFTPRRPVQFAVLIRHPKGNLLFDTGLGLRHAEHFAENTWWHQQLFAYTMYTPVKTQLTQQGMADLPLRWIVPSHMHWDHIGGLQDFPATPVWTPLRERQTAAQGRPPAFLATQFQGVQHWLNLEFTHPPVLGFDQSHDVYGDGSVTLLPLPGHTAGQVGMLLTLPSGQRYLFTADTTWTLEGIQRPADRSWLLRQVLRLDHSEPQNQQAIVHLHQIARRFPALKVVPAHDERVYETLPRFPQFAD